One window from the genome of Grus americana isolate bGruAme1 chromosome 14, bGruAme1.mat, whole genome shotgun sequence encodes:
- the IRF1 gene encoding interferon regulatory factor 1 — MPVSRMRMRPWLEMQINSNQIPGLIWINKDKMMFQIPWKHAAKHGWDMEKDACLFRSWAIHTGRYKVGEKDPDPKTWKANFRCAMNSLPDIEEVKDKSINKGSSAVRVYRMLPPLTKDQKKERKSKSSREARNRSKRKSYEDMRTEESAERLTNTPLPDDHSGYTVHDYAGQEMEVESTSITLDLSSCEVSGSLTDWRPPMEITMADSTNDLYQLQVSPLASSSEVTDEDEEEINSEIFKLLEPAQDWHTTSVGGKGFLTNEPGTQTMCSTYSYKEQDGEIDTTSGELEFRFFDQKSSLDFSWLETVRPSMQVIPCGL, encoded by the exons ATGCCAGTGTCAAGAATGCGCATGAGACCCTGGTTGGAAATGCAGATTAATTCCAATCAAATACCAGGACTGATATGGATTAACAAG GATAAGATGATGTTTCAAATCCCATGGAAACACGCAGCCAAGCATGGATGGGATATGGAGAAAGACGCCTGCCTGTTCCGGAGCTGGGCCATTCATACAG GAAGATACAAAGTAGGTGAGAAAGACCCTGATCCGAAAACCTGGAAGGCGAACTTCCGCTGCGCTATGAATTCCCTGCCTGACATCGAAGAAGTGAAGGATAAAAGCATCAACAAAGGCTCCAGTGCTGTCAGGGTTTACAGGATGCTGCCGCCCTTGACAAAGGATCAGAAGAAAG aaagGAAGTCAAAGTCTTCAAGAGAAGCAAGAAACAGGAGCAAGAGAAAG TCGTATGAAGACATGAGGACGGAGGAGTCAGCAGAAAGACTAACCAACACTCCTCTGCCAGATGACCACAGCGGCTACACCGTTCATGACTACGCGGGGCAGGAAATGGAGGTTGAGAGCACATCCATCACCTTAG ACCTGTCCTCGTGCGAGGTGAGCGGCTCCCTGACCGACTGGAGGCCGCCGATGGAAATCACCATGGCTGACAGCACCAACGACCTCTACCAGCTCCAGGTGTCTCCCCTGGCCTCGTCCTCAGAAG TCACagatgaagatgaagaggaaaTTAATTCAGAGATTTTTAAG CTGTTAGAACCAGCCCAAGACTGGCACACCACCAGCGTTGGTGGGAAAGGCTTTCTCACCAACGAGCCGGGCACGCAGACCATGTGCAGCACTTACAGCTACAAGGAGCAGGACGGGGAGATCGACACGACTTCAG GAGAGCTGGAGTTCAGGTTCTTCGACCAGAAAAGCAGCCTAGACTTCTCCTGGCTGGAGACAGTGAGACCCAGCATGCAAGTCATTCCCTGCGGCTTGTAA